From Corynebacterium pseudotuberculosis:
CAGAAACGATCATCCGAACCGTATTAGGATCATGAACAAAGTTCTGCCCCAATTTTTTTGTCGGTGTGACATCAAGCTTCTCTGCCAAGTGCCTAATTTCAGCGGGGCCGAGAAGGCGCGCGCGATCGTGTTCTCCCATGGTCTTACAATTTACCTTCCAATGTTTGGTAGCAGGAAAAATTCCCTTGTATACAAGGCGTACGCTTGCTGCTAAAACGCACCAGTGAAAACACACCAACGCCGCCGGTTCGTGCTTCTTATAGTGAGAAGACTAAACCGACGACGTTGAGTCGCACAGTGGCGTGCATGTTTTGAAAATCTATTCTCCTACTTTAGCGCAGACCCAGCTTAGAAGTGCAGGCAGGCCATGCTCCCCAGCCCTGAGAGGCCTGTACTTTCTGAGCGATAGCAATCTGCTGTTCACGGGTAGCAAGGTGGGCCCGCGGTGCATAAGCCGTGCCACCAAAACCGGCCCATGTGGAGTCAGTGAACTGAAGCCCACCAGAAAATCCATTGCCGGTGTTGATAGCCCAATTGCCGGTGGATTCGCATTGCGCAAGTTGATCCCACACTGAGCCATCGGCTACCGCAGGAGCAGAGGCTGCCTTCTTAGTACCGCGCTTAACGGTTGCTGCAACAGCTGGAGTAATGACCTTTTCATCTATGACCTCGTTGGCAGTCTCTTCACCATTAACTTTGGTCACCTTACGGGTCACGGTGCGCTCACCTGGCGTTCCCGCAGAAACTTCAGCTTCCTCCCCTTCCGGAAGCTCCGCGTCTTCAACGTAATGTGCAGGCTCTCCAAAAGGTTCGTTGGCTACAACTTCTTGGACATCTACACGGTCGATTTTGACGTCCATATTCTTAGTCACGGGAGCATCCAGTGCCGGAGTCACGATGTCATCCTGATCAACCTTGATGCCGCGCTCTGCGAGAACGTCTTTTACAGTTGCAGCTGCGATCTGGGTAAAGACTGTCTTCCCCGCCTCTGTCACAGAGATGATCTTTGGTGTTACCACATCAAGAGACAAGCCCTCGCGCGGGATCTTGGAATCTTTATCCAGGTTCAAGGCTGCAGAAGAAAGCGTGGCGTTAAGCCCGTCCAACTGAGTAAAAAGCTCTTCAACGGTAGTTGCATTTGTGGTGAGATTTTTTTCTACACCATCAATAGCCACAGAGACTTGCTTGGACGTCCTAACCTTAATGGTGTCCTGATTGCTGATCTTCTCAGTTAATCCTGGGTAGACAATGTCTTTGTCCCCAACAGTTACGCCGGCTTTAGCTAGCGCCTCCTCTACCGTGCCAGACATGGTGGCAAGAGTAAGTTGTTCGCCATTGACGTCAACAGTGATGTCCTTCTTCACCTGAGTAACGGCAACGCCCCCCACGGCCAGGGAAGCCAG
This genomic window contains:
- a CDS encoding resuscitation-promoting factor: MGTRQKSRINRVNSSKSIPLRLATGGVLASLAVGGVAVTQVKKDITVDVNGEQLTLATMSGTVEEALAKAGVTVGDKDIVYPGLTEKISNQDTIKVRTSKQVSVAIDGVEKNLTTNATTVEELFTQLDGLNATLSSAALNLDKDSKIPREGLSLDVVTPKIISVTEAGKTVFTQIAAATVKDVLAERGIKVDQDDIVTPALDAPVTKNMDVKIDRVDVQEVVANEPFGEPAHYVEDAELPEGEEAEVSAGTPGERTVTRKVTKVNGEETANEVIDEKVITPAVAATVKRGTKKAASAPAVADGSVWDQLAQCESTGNWAINTGNGFSGGLQFTDSTWAGFGGTAYAPRAHLATREQQIAIAQKVQASQGWGAWPACTSKLGLR